In Nymphaea colorata isolate Beijing-Zhang1983 chromosome 10, ASM883128v2, whole genome shotgun sequence, the genomic stretch TATTGTAGACAATCTTATATAAAACAATCTTATATAAAACACATACACTTTGATGCAAAGAGGAGCAAAGATGGGTTGATTAATGTAGACATGATCTAATTAGATAATCTACTTTTTcactcttcattttttcttttcctcaaatCTCACATGATCAGATGGTTGAATCAAACACGGAAATAGAACCCTTGTCAATGAAATTAGGCCTATTTGTCACTGTGGTTGGGGTCTGCTAAGTTGGACTGATCATCTGATGGGATTCCATGAATCCTAAATCTACAGGAACTTTCCCCTAATATAAGGTTGAAGTTGGGTGTACTCTCGATGGTTCTTACAAGAAACATTCTTTAGGAATGAAGGAGAGAATGTCTAATCCGTTGGTTCTTGtcaaagaaaacgaaaaagtTCATATCAGACTAAGGATGAAAATgccatataaaaaataatataatactCGGACAGAGTAGCCAAGGACTTATCATTtcatctgaaaaaagaaaaggaaaaaacgaTTCAGCTGTTGGTCCCATTAGTTCCTGGTGGGACCCACCATCAAAATACTCTGCtgctgttgaagaagaaagtaGTACACTGGCTCCTCCGTTTGAACACCATAACATCTCTCATATTTCACGAATCTGCTGAATCCATAGCTGACGtgaataaaaaatcaaactcCCAAATTTTGATACATAATCTAATGAGCACGGGTAGCTCGATCCAAGCCTAACCCCATGGTCGCAAACTAGCGAACCTTGGCTCGAGGCGaacctctcttcttccttctatGAAACATATCACCAAATTGCTGGTTCTTTAAACAGTTGCAGAAGCTCAGTGGCCTTGTAGAAGAGCAACACAAAGCGGGTTCCACGGAGAAGAAGGCATCGTGTCGACCTGTTTCTGCTGCGAACACCGAGGACGGTGAGTCGGACAACGTGGACGGAAAGTCGTCAGAAGAGAAAGGTGTTAAGCCGAAAGAAGAATCGGGTTTGAGGTTGGCTCTGTTTGCAGAGAGCGAATGCAGCAGCAAAATTCTTGATACATgtaggaagaaagaagaggatgaagaagtGGGGAAGCTTGTCAATGTCAGCAGCTGCGGCGCCGGATACGACCCATTTACTGACGATGATGGATCCTACGTTTTACAGGCCTTTTGCTGTCATGATCAGCCTTACCAATGGTGGGAGCTATGGCCTTGAGTATGTGACTCCCACCGTGGCCTTGAGTATGTGACTCAAATTGTAGAGCAGGAGAGGAAGACAGGTCAAAGCGAGATTAAAGAATTGAGAAATTAGTATAGGGAAAATTGTCAAACTGCTGTAAAGAGATCTTTaattcccttttgtttttttgtacttatatttgttttttttttttttttcgtgcaCAACAATCGGAAAGGGCTGTCTCTAAAAAGCAGCCCATGCAATGATGGCAAGTTTTATAGAACTATGTGCTCGGCCATGGCCACTTCTCATcggataaaaacaaaaaaacttcaatCTGCCGTCATCAGCTCGGTGGCAGAAAGATAAGACGGAAGTTCGCTCCATGAAAGAAGTGGTGATGGCAAGCTCAGGCATCGAAGGAAATATTTTGATTCAATGTAAGAATGGGATGCGGAGAAATCGCCTTATGGATGCTATCAGTGGGTGAAGACCTTTTCGGTTCCTGCTGCAACGAGTCTGGCCGATCGGTCATGTGATCTCTGTTGGAAAAGATCCTCCTGCGGCGGCTGAGGTGATTCGTAATATGCATAGCTAAGGTTCTTTAAGACTCCGATTTTTGGCTCTGTagataatattttttgtcaataaaatcTGAGGAATCCCCGCAGTCTTTCTCCGGAGGTGGTGAGCGATGAGGGCAGAAAAGGGTGAAGGGTACCAAGTCAAACACGTAGACTCAAATCCGAACCATGCCATTGATTTACTGCCAGAGCCTAACCATGGTGTTGTGCTCTCAAGGCTGAGTGGCCGGGCTTGTCTTCATCATCgtaaaaggaaacaaaatgagaaactacACTTGATAtctaattttgaagttcttaCACGACTTGATACAATTTCCTGTAGCTGGTTATTTTCTTACATCACTTATATGTTAAACAACAATTTCGACAATTTCGGGTGGGCAGAAGGTTAACAACTATTACCTCAAAAAGAGGTCCAAAGATGCCCATTCTCCCTACCTTTacgttgtgtttgatagtttcatatcttaaatccaaagcaAATAAAAGGGCATGTTTTGAGAGGACCTCAATTTAAACAAACTGAGGATTCCAGttaaattcatgctacatgttaaaaattatAGATTTGGGAAGAAGTtgatttgatcttaaatccatggatctagATCTTAGATTGTAGTAGATTTCAAATCtacagtgaaacaaacacaaccttaggaTCTTGGGTTGCATTAGTATCAGTGAGGATAGCAGTCCACTCTTCAACTTAGATAAGTACCACATCCACCATTTAAGGCGTAAAGATACAGTGTCCACAAGAATAGTACTAGAGATCCACAAGAATAATACTAGAGACCTGTCTTTTCAGCTGAAACAATTAGATAGCtacttcaaaacaaaaaagaaaaaaagtctaGACGAGGTAAAACAATACTTTATACACCTCAATATAGTGAGCACATATATGCCATTGATATATCAATGGATTTAAGAGGATATAATTTTCCAAATGAATGATTATGTATGAGGGGAAACCACATCGGGTTTATTAGGGGATATAGTAGGTAGTTGGACACTGGTTTCAGTGACATGAATGACAACGCTTATTGTGCCAACAGGTGGTTCATACTAGCTAATGTGCATTTGGGTCtccacactatatatatatatatttatatatatgttgcaatGCATCAGGCAATATGCTTTGAGAAGCCGAAGAAATTTTCTGTCCAAATATGGATGTTGAAACCGGCAAATCCCGTAGCGAACAGATTTAAGTTAGTAATGGGAAGGATAGGCTTAGTTGCATTAACATGAGAAGCTAGTTAGAGCTCAACTTGTGCGAACTTGATTCAAGTAAAATTGGAGCTAAAAACTaaacttgttttcttaatgagTCGAGAAGGACACGCTTGCCTCATATAGGCTCGAGTACTAGACTCATTTAAACCACATATATactatattttttcaaaatgttaatGCAAATAGTACCTCCGGTGTACCGAGTGTTATGTTTACCTTTGGAAAGGTAGGCCCTCAATTCAAATATATAAGTTaccttttgtttgaaaataaaaaggatttAATGCTTAGCTCGGGTAGCCCAAGCTCGAACTGGCCCAACTTAGCTTTTTGAATAGTCCCAAAGCTTATATGAATTATATATCTTACAACAAGTTGTGATATTGAATTTTCCCTTTACACACACATTTGACGAATATATACCTCATTTCTgacatttttcatttatttttctaacaATAATATACCATATCTAGGTGTTCATTAAGGGCAAACATTAGATATATAGAAAACATTGACGTTTCTAGATGTATAAGCAAGATTTTAAAAGACTTTGAGATGAATGATATGAAACCTTTTGGGGCTTTTACAACTGATAATACTCTTTATGGAAACAATGATTTTTATATCAGctcatttttatattaataatttaaaaaccataaaaaataattacaagGCTGGGTTTGATAAGTCCCGGAATAATACTCATGCAACACATCTACGTATATGTGTAATGTGTGATAAAACTTTTCCTAAAAATCATTATGTTGCAGGTGCAATCTGCATGTTTAGGAAAATACTGACGAACATAAAACTAACGCTTTCTCACATTTAAGATGAGttttacaacaaaaaagttatctgtcatttttaacaattttacgATCTAAACATTCATGAAACCTCATTCTATCATATAGGTATCAGATTGTAAAATAATAAGCTAAAAAATGTTAAGAATAAAGCAATCGGCTGATTCTGGGACATTAAAAAATGCCAATGTTCCTTTGGGACCCAAATCCAAGCTGGTTATAAGCGCAGCTTATGCACAAAAGATTGCACACCACTCACCATAACACCTCTGCTCATGATAGTATACTTTTTTGTGTCTTAGGACAAAAGTGGTAAGGAAAAACTTAAAAGTCCAAAAAGAtcatttgtttttgaaaaatccatTAAATAGCCCAActcccatcttttttttttaagtgtatATGTGTTGTTTGTACCACCATATATGTTGTGTGCACCACCCTGTCCATGCATCTCACTTTCTGCCCAAATGGCCTATATGTGCAGCATGAACACACGATGAGGAAGAATATAAACAATGCTTATAAAATCACAATATTTATCATGAGTCAAAGCTGTCAAAAGAGGGCAAaaccctttctccttctcttcacCAGAACTGCTTCGGGATCTAAGTAGACTTATCTAAGTAGACTTATAGTACAATAGACAACAATGTTGCAATGCTACTATTTGcagttgaaaaaagaaaacaaaatagtCCTCAGTGACAGTGACACATGTTGTACAAACCTTTTAACGGACACTTTGATtgattctaatatatatatatatatatatatatatatatatatagatatatatatatatacatatatatatatatattatctggCTTTACGAGGACCCATCTCGATTTTACGGTTCTAGCAGACTGTAAACTTGAGAATCTTGCCTTCAAATGTCACCAAATCTATGAATGTCAAAGGGAAAGGTTTAGACATTAGATTCATGGGTTTTAGCATGCAAGGATTACAGTTTCGCGATATCGATCGTTCATCTCGCAAACTGTGGATTCCAAATCTGACGGCTGTTGATGCTAGAAACATCCACTGACCAGAGCAGCAGTACTCTTTTCTCCATGCAGCATCTTTAC encodes the following:
- the LOC116263367 gene encoding homeobox-leucine zipper protein ATHB-7 encodes the protein MTEKEDYSTAEESDSMGSINLSQKSKKRRFSDEQIRSLERIFETETTRLEPRKKAQLARELGLHPRQIAIWFQNRRARWKAKQIERDYGVLKADYDALLSSCESLKQEKQALLKQLQKLSGLVEEQHKAGSTEKKASCRPVSAANTEDGESDNVDGKSSEEKGVKPKEESGLRLALFAESECSSKILDTCRKKEEDEEVGKLVNVSSCGAGYDPFTDDDGSYVLQAFCCHDQPYQWWELWP